TTCGCTCGCCCAGCACGGTGTCGGGTACCCCCACGACCACCGCCGCCCCTACACCGGCAAGCTTGCCGAGTGCGAACTCGACCTCGGCGGTGGAGATCTTCTCGCCGCCGCGCTGGATCTGCTCCTTGATGCGGCCTTCCACGATCAGGTTGCCGGCCGGGTCCTGGCGCACCAGATCGCCGGTGCGGTAGTAGCCATCGCGGGTGAAGCTGCTGGCATGCTGTTCGGTGGCGCGGTAATAGCTGCCGATGGTGTAGGGGCCGCGGGTGAGCAGTTGCCCGACGTTGCCCGGCGGCACCTGTTGTTCGTGCTCGTCGACGATGAGGATCTGGTCCTGCGGCGATAGCGGCCGTCCCTGGGTGTGCAGGATGGTGTCGGCCGGATCGTCTAGCCGGGTGTAGCACAGCAGCCCTTCGGCCATGCCGAACACCTGTTGCAGCGGGCCCAGCGCGTCGGGGACGCGCCGTGCCAGTGCCGGTTCCAGCCGCGAGCCGCCGATCTGGACCAGGCGCAGGCTGGACAGGTCGCTGTCCTCCCAGTCGCGGGCCTGCACCCACAACTGCGCCAGCGGCGGTACCAGCGCCACATGGGTGACGCGTTCGCGTTCAATCAACGGCATCGCCTCGTCGCAGCTGGCACTGCGCGACAGCACCACGGTGCCGCCGCGCGCCAGCGTGCCGAGGATGCCGGGGCAGGCCAGGGTGAAGTTATGGGCGATCGGCAGCACCGCCAGGTACACGGTGGTCTCGTCCAGGCCGCATAGCTCGGCCGAGGCGCTGAAGTTGTAGGCGTAGTCGCGATGGGTGCGCGCAATCAGCTTCGGCACGCCGGTGGTTCCGCCCGAGAGCAACAGCAGCGCGGTGTCGCCAGGCGCAGGAACCGGCCATGGCCGTGGTTCGTCCTCCAGGCTGGCGAGCGCGTAGGTGCCGGGAGCCTGTGGGCCGGGCTCGCCATCGATGACCACCGCGCGCAGGCAGGGGTGCGCCTGCGCCATCTGCGCGGCCAGCGGCCGGTAGTCGAAACCGCCGACCTGGTCCGGCACGAAATAGGCTGCCGGCTCGGCCAGGCGACACAGCGCGTCGATGTCGTGCGCGCGCTGGGTGGGCATCACCAGCACTGGAATCACGCCCAGGCGCAGCAGTGCGAAGCAAACCGTGACAAATCCCATGCCGTTCGGTAGTTGCAGCATCGCGCGGTCGCCGCTGCGCAGTCCCAATGCATGCAGGCCCGCAGCCAGCCGGTCCACGCGGCGGTCCAGGTCGGCGAACGACATCCGGCGGTCTTCGTCCACCAGCGCGGTGCGGGACGCATGCAGCTGTGCCCAACGGCGCAGGCATTCGCTCAGCGCGGGATGCGGATCGGACGGGCCGCAGGCCGAGGTGGCGTCTGCAAGCGGGTTGCTACTGAGTGCGTTCATGGAATCACCTGGCGTGGGTCACGCCTGTGGAGTGGAATGCGAAGCGGCGCGCCAGATGGCTCAGAAAGGCGCGTGGCCGCCGGGTGGCGTAGAAGTGGTCGCCGGCGATGCAGACCGGGCCGTCGGCGTCGCGTAGCCACTGCGCCCACGCCGCAACCTCGCTGCGATCGGCTTCGGCGTCGTTGCTGCCGTGAATCAGCAAGGCGGGCGTGCGCAGGCGCTGCCGGTTCGATGACGCGGGGCGGTGATAACCTTCGGTAGCGCGGAAGTCGGCGCGCAGCATGGGCAGGAACAGCGCCATCAGTGCAGGCTCTGCCAGCAACTCGGCGCTGCAGCCGCCGATGTCGACCAACTGCGTCAGGAAGGCGCGGTCGTCCAATGGGCTGAGCAGCCGTCGCCCGCGCAGGTGGGGCGCGTGGCAGCCGGACAGGGCCAGGCCGGCCGGCGATTCCCCCTGCCGTTCCAGCAGCGCACAGGCCTCGAAGGCGACCTGAGCCCCCATGCTGTGGCCGGCGAGCACTGCGCGCTGCGGGGCGATCTGCGCTTCGGCAAGCGCTGCGACTAGGTCGGCGGCGAGCGTACCGATGTCCGTGCTGCACGCCTCGTGCAGGCGATGGTCGCGGCCGGGATAGATCGCCAGGGATACCTGCAGCTCGCCTGCGTCAATGCCGTGCCAGCTGCGGAAGGCCGCGCCGCTGCCGCCGGCGAACGGGCACAGCACCACGTGCAGCGCCGGGTCCGGCGCGGTCACCAGTGTGCGCAGCCTGCCGCCGTGGGTCATCGAGCCGCGATCGGTTCGGCGTGACCCGGCGTGGCCGGTTCGCGCAGGTCGAGCAGACGCGGCGCGGGCAGGCTGCGCGCGTGGGCGGGGCCGGCGCAGCGCAGCACCTGTTGCCACAGGCTGGCCAGGGCGAGTTGGTAGTCCGGACCGAACGCCAGCGGCAGCGCGGCGCCATCCAGATGCTGACACAGCAGCTGCAGCACCCGGCCCACGCCGGTGGGGCCGTCGATCTCGAGGCTGTGCCGCCAATCCGGCGGCGCGGGGTGTAGCACCTGGGTGGCGGGGCGCGCGAACGGATCCTCGTCCTGGTCGTGCGCGCGCTGGTACAGGCTGCGGTCGCTGTCGTGGTGGTGTGGGTCGTACAGCGCCGCTGTCCACAGCACCGGCCCGTGACTGGCCTCCAGCGACAGATAACCGGACGGCCAGCCCAACGTGAGCTGGTGCATGACCAGGCTGTGCAGGTCCGGATCCTGCGGGTCCAGGTAGGTCTGTAGACGTAACGACGCCTGACACTGCCCCAGATTCAACCGCAGCAGCCGGAAGGCCCGATCCTGGTCGGCGATGGCTTCGACAGCGACGTCTTCGGCGCTGCCAGGGACCTGGCAGGCCTGCAGCAACAGGTCTAGCGATGAATACAGCAGTTGCCGGCTGGTCGTCAGCTGGGCGAACTGCGCCGCCTCACCGTCCAGCAACTGGCGCACGCGGCGCGCCCGATCAATCCAGCACACGCCGGCCGGGGTATGCGCGTAGTAACTGTTGATCCAGTAGGCCCGGCCTTGCGCATGCGCCAGTGCCTGCAGGCGTGCGGCGTCGTCCGGATGCATGGGGTGCTCCTGGATCACGTGCATCCCGCGGCGCAGGAAGGCCTCGGCCAGCGCCGTCCCGGTGCCGCCCACCACGGTGGAGCGCACCACCACGCAGGCGATGTCGATGTCGTCCGGGAGTTGTTCGATGGCGGTGTACAGCGGAATCCCGAAGGCATGCGCTAACTGCTGCGCGCGTGCACTGCCGGTTGCCAGCAGGCCCGCCAGCTCCAGACCGGGCTGGTCCTGCAAAAAGGCGTTGAGGTACATCTCGCCGAATTTGGCGCCGGCGATCAGCACCCGCCGGGGGGTAGGAGAGGAGGCGGTCATGCGGTCTGCTCGGCGATGCAACGGGGGCGGTGTTGCCACTGGCGGATCAGGCCAGCGGCGCGTCGGGCGCTGCCGTCGTCCATCAGCAGTTGCCAGTGATCGGCCTCGAGCGTGTGCCGCTCGGCGTGGGGCGCCCACAGCGACCAGTCGTGCTCGGCGGGTGTCCAGTGCGCCGGGCGGCGGGTTGCGCTCAGCCACAGGCACGGCACTGGCAGCAGGTCCGGCGCGGGATGTCGGGCCAGCATCTCCAGCAATCGCGCGATGCGCTCGATCCAGGCGCGCGCCTGTGCGGGATCGCGGGGGACGGCAAGCACCCCGGCTGCTTCCGCGCTGCGCGCGAAGCAGGCGAGCTGTGCGTCGGGGTCGAGCTGTTCCAGGTCGTCGGGCAGCGGCACCTGGTGCCTGCCGTTGGCGATCAGGCGGAGCAGCGTGGCGCGGTTGGAGAAGGCGAAGTCGGCGCGGCAGACCGGATCGATCAGCACCAGCTCCACCTTGGCTCCGGCCTGGTGCAGCTGGCGAGCGGTCTCGGCGGCGAGGAACGCGCCGTAGGACCAGCCGATCAAGGTCGACCGCCCCTGCGGCTGCAGGCGGCCGATCGCAGCGGCATAGCTTGCGGCCAGTGCGTTCAGGCTCCCGGCGGTCACCACCTCCGGGGCCTGCAGCCCGAACACCTCGATATCCAGGGCGTTGGCCAGCGGTAGATAGGCACCGAGTTCGCCATCGGAGGCATGCAACACGAAGGCGTGCCCGGCCTGGCTGCCGCGTGCCAGTGCGATGGGGGCGGGGGTGCTGTCGGCCTCGCGCGACGACGCGAGCAGGCTGCAAAATGCGGCCAGGACCGGATTGGCGAACAAGCCCTGCAAGGTGGCGCCGCGCAGGCCTTGCCGGTGCAGCCGGGCAATCATCCGCGTGGCGATCAGGCTGTCGCCGCCGGACTGGAAGAAATCGCTGTCGCGCTGGATCGGCCGTGCCAGCAGTTCCAGCCAGATGTCGGCGATCTGCCGCTCCAGCGCGGCCTGATCGGCTGCGCCGTCGTCCGGCGTGTTGGCGCGTTGCGGGGTGTCGGCAGTGGTTGGAGGCGCTGCCGACGGTATCGCCGGCGCGGTGTCAGTACTGCAACCCAGGCGTTCGCATTGGCGCAGTTGCAGGGCGGGAAGGCCCGTGCCGAAGCGGGCGCGCAGCTCGTCCGCGATCGCGTCCAGGTCGAGCCGGCCGATACGCTCGGCGCGGGCAACGATCAAGTGCTGGCGCAGCGGCGAGGGCGTCTGCTCCGGCCATGCCAGTTCGATGCCGAAGCCGGCCTGCTCCAGGGCGCTGCGCCACATCGGCAGGTCGAGCATCGGCTTGTCGTCCACAATGCGCGCGTCCTGATAGCCGACCAGGCCCTCGATAAAGCCGACGCTGGCCATCTGCAAGGCGCTGTCGCGTTCGGTGGCCTCGGTCAGCATCAGCCGGCCGCCGGGCTTGAGCAGCATGCCGAGTCGGCGCAGCGTGCGCACCACATGGCTGGCGTCGTGCATCACCTGCCCGGCGAAAATCAGGTCGTAGCCCTGTGCGGGGTGCTGGTCGAAGTCCACCGGGCGGTTGATGTCGAGCAGGGCGTAGTCGACGTGGGCAGTCCCGGCGAATAACGTACGGGCATCGTCGAGAAACAGCGTAGAGACGTCGGTGAAGCGGTACTGCGCCAGTCGACCCCCCAGCGCCGGCAGCAGTTGCCGGGTGGTCGAGCCGATGCCCGCGCCGACTTCCAGCACACGCAAGTCCGAGCGCCCTTCGCTCAGCGCGCGGGCCACCTGCGCGGCGTGCCCGTTGAGGCAGCGCGAGGCTGGGTTGTCGATATAGAGCGCGTGGGTGGTGGCAGCGCTATCGGCGAACAGCAGTTCCAGCGGCGAGCGGGTGCCGGTGAGCAGGGCGGCATGTTGATCGATGCAGCTGTCCAGATAGCCGGCGATGCTGCGGCACCACGGCGCATCCGGTGGCGCGTGCGCCGGGCCAGGATCGTGGATAAACGCGCGTTCGCAGACAAAGGCGTCGCCGTCCTGGCGCAGCCAGCCGCGTGTGCACAGCAGGTGCAGCCATTGCCGCAGCAGGCGGCGGTACTGCGGCAGCGCGCGCAGCCTGGCGTGGACCTCGTCCAGACGATGCCGCTGACCTTGCCGCTCGAACAGCCCATGGCCCAGCAGGGTCGCGGCGATGCCGCGCACCGCGCGCGCATCCAGCCAGCTCCAGGCCGAGTCGAGTTCGTGTTGCTGCGCGGTGTCCAGTGGCGCGAGCGGGCCTGGATCGAAGGGCACCTGATCGGGGGGCAGGCAGTCGCGCTCGGCGGCGACCAGTTGCACGTCGAGCGCGTCGCCCTTTGATGCGGGCACCGCCTCGGCCTGCGCGATGTCGCCGCGTTCGCGCAGGGCGTCTTCGAGATCGCGCAGGTCGATGCCGGCGTCGTGAACCAGTGCAGGCCAGGGCGCGCGCGCAAATGCGGCCATGCCGCCGCCGTCCAGCAGTTGCATCACTCCGGCCTGTTGCATCAACTCCGGCTGCGCAGCCACTGCGCCCAGCACGGCGCGGTAGTCCTCGAACATGGCCTGGGCCGCGCCGTGTTCGAGCACCTCGTCCATGCAGTACCAACTGCACACCAGTTCGCCATCGATCTCCATCACCTGGTGGTCGAGCCAGA
The window above is part of the Xanthomonas cassavae CFBP 4642 genome. Proteins encoded here:
- a CDS encoding thioesterase II family protein, with amino-acid sequence MTHGGRLRTLVTAPDPALHVVLCPFAGGSGAAFRSWHGIDAGELQVSLAIYPGRDHRLHEACSTDIGTLAADLVAALAEAQIAPQRAVLAGHSMGAQVAFEACALLERQGESPAGLALSGCHAPHLRGRRLLSPLDDRAFLTQLVDIGGCSAELLAEPALMALFLPMLRADFRATEGYHRPASSNRQRLRTPALLIHGSNDAEADRSEVAAWAQWLRDADGPVCIAGDHFYATRRPRAFLSHLARRFAFHSTGVTHAR
- a CDS encoding Gfo/Idh/MocA family oxidoreductase, with the protein product MTASSPTPRRVLIAGAKFGEMYLNAFLQDQPGLELAGLLATGSARAQQLAHAFGIPLYTAIEQLPDDIDIACVVVRSTVVGGTGTALAEAFLRRGMHVIQEHPMHPDDAARLQALAHAQGRAYWINSYYAHTPAGVCWIDRARRVRQLLDGEAAQFAQLTTSRQLLYSSLDLLLQACQVPGSAEDVAVEAIADQDRAFRLLRLNLGQCQASLRLQTYLDPQDPDLHSLVMHQLTLGWPSGYLSLEASHGPVLWTAALYDPHHHDSDRSLYQRAHDQDEDPFARPATQVLHPAPPDWRHSLEIDGPTGVGRVLQLLCQHLDGAALPLAFGPDYQLALASLWQQVLRCAGPAHARSLPAPRLLDLREPATPGHAEPIAAR